A genomic region of Raphanus sativus cultivar WK10039 chromosome 6, ASM80110v3, whole genome shotgun sequence contains the following coding sequences:
- the LOC108812333 gene encoding ATPase 8, plasma membrane-type, whose amino-acid sequence MATADISWDEIKNENVDLERIPVEEVFTQLKCTKEGLSSDEGRKRLEIFGANKLEEKSENKVLKFLGFMWNPLSWVMESAAIMAIVLANGGGKPPDWQDFIGIMVLLVINSTISFIEENNAGNAASALMANLAPKTKVLRDGKWGEQEASILVPGDLISVKLGDIVPADARLLEGDPLKIDQSALTGESLPVTKNPGDEVFSGSTCKQGEIEAVVIATGVHTFFGKAAHLVDSTNNVGHFQKVLTAIGNFCICSIGIGMLIEILIMYPIQHRTYRDGIDNLLVLLIGGIPIAMPTVLSVTMAIGSHRLSQQGAITKRMTAIEEMAGMDVLCSDKTGTLTLNKLSVDKSLIEVFPTNMDADAVVLMAARASRIENQDAIDASIVGMLGDPKEAREGIKEVHFLPFNPVDKRTAITYIDESGEWHRSSKGAPEQIIELCNLQGEARNKAHKVIDGFAERGLRSLGVAQQTVPEKSKESDGGPWEFVGLLPLFDPPRHDSAETIRRALELGVNVKMITGDQLAIGIETGRRLGMGTNMYPSTSLLGNSKDPSLVGIPVDELIEKADGFAGVFPEHKYEIVKKLQERKHICGMTGDGVNDAPALKKADIGIAVADATDAARSASDIVLTEPGLSVIVSAVLTSRAIFQRMKNYTIYAVSITIRIVLGFMLVALIWRFDFAPFMVLIIAILNDGTIMTISKDRVKPSPVPDSWKLNEIFATGVVLGTYMALTTVLFFWLAHDTDFFSKTFGVRSIQGNEEELMAALYLQVSIISQALIFVTRSRSWSFVERPGFLLLIAFVIAQLVATLIAVYANWGFARILGCGWGWAGVIWLYSIVTYIPLDILKFTIRYALTGKAWDNMIQQKTAFTTKKDYGRGEREAQWASAQRTLHGLPPPEAMFHDKNHELSEIAEQAKRRAEVARLRELHTLKGHVESVVKLKGLDIDTIQQHYTV is encoded by the exons ATGGCAACTGCTGATATCTCTTGGGACGAAATCAAGAATGAGAACGTGGATctt GAGCGGATCCCAGTGGAAGAAGTGTTTACGCAGCTAAAATGCACAAAAGAAGGTTTGTCAAGTGATGAAGGTAGGAAGAGGCTTGAGATATTCGGGGCAAACAAGCTTGAGGAGAAATCAGAAAACAAGGTTTTAAAATTCTTGGGGTTTATGTGGAATCCTCTCTCATGGGTTATGGAGTCTGCTGCAATTATGGCCATTGTTTTAGCCAACGGTGGAGGAAAGCCGCCGGACTGGCAAGATTTCATCGGTATTATGGTGTTACTTGTTATCAATTCCACCATTAGTTTCATCGAAGAGAACAATGCCGGCAATGCTGCTTCAGCTCTCATGGCTAATCTTGCACCCAAAACTAAG GTGTTGAGAGATGGAAAATGGGGAGAGCAAGAGGCTTCGATCCTAGTTCCAGGTGATTTAATAAGCGTCAAATTGGGTGACATTGTCCCTGCTGATGCTCGTCTCCTCGAAGGAGATCCTCTGAAAATCGACCAGTCCGCTCTCACCGGTGAATCTCTTCCAGTCACCAAAAACCCTGGGGATGAAGTGTTCTCGGGTTCAACTTGCAAACAAGGTGAGATTGAGGCCGTTGTGATCGCCACTGGTGTCCACACTTTCTTTGGTAAGGCTGCCCATCTTGTCGACAGTACCAACAACGTTGGCCACTTCCAAAAG gttttgaCAGCGATTGGTAACTTCTGTATTTGCTCAATTGGAATCGGGATGTTGATTGAGATCTTAATAATGTACCCTATTCAACACCGCACGTATAGAGACGGTATCGACAATCTTTTGGTGCTTCTGATTGGAGGGATCCCAATCGCCATGCCAACAGTTTTGTCGGTGACAATGGCTATTGGATCACATAGACTCTCTCAACAAGGTGCCATCACCAAGAGGATGACTGCCATTGAAGAAATGGCTGGAATGGATGTTCTCTGCAGTGATAAGACAGGGACTCTCACTCTTAACAAGCTCTCGGTCGACAAGTCACTGATCGAGGTGTTCCCAACGAACATGGATGCCGATGCAGTTGTATTGATGGCTGCAAGAGCGTCCAGAATCGAAAACCAAGACGCCATTGATGCATCCATTGTCGGCATGTTGGGTGATCCAAAAGAg GCGAGAGAAGGAATCAAAGAGGTGCATTTCTTGCCCTTTAACCCTGTAGATAAACGTACAGCCATTACATACATTGATGAAAGTGGAGAATGGCATCGGAGCAGCAAAGGAGCTCCTGAGCAA atcATTGAACTATGCAATCTCCAAGGAGAGGCTAGAAACAAAGCTCACAAAGTGATTGATGGTTTTGCTGAACGTGGGCTTCGTTCTCTTGGAGTTGCTCAACAA ACTGTACCTGAAAAGAGCAAGGAAAGCGATGGTGGTCCATGGGAGTTTGTTGGTCTATTGCCACTGTTTGATCCCCCAAGACATGATAGTGCAGAAACTATCAGACGAGCCCTTGAGCTTGGTGTCAACGTTAAAATGATTACCGGTGACCAACTTGCCATTGGAATAGAGACTGGCCGTAGGCTTGGCATGGGAACAAACATGTATCCATCCACTTCACTCCTTGGAAATTCAAAGGATCCATCATTAGTTGGGATCCCTGTCGATGAGCTCATTGAGAAAGCTGATGGATTTGCTGGAGTCTTCCctg AGCACAAGTATGAGATTGTAAAGAAGCTTCAAGAGAGGAAGCACATCTGTGGGATGACTGGAGATGGTGTAAACGACGCTCCAGCTTTGAAGAAAGCAGATATTGGAATCGCTGTGGCTGATGCAACTGATGCGGCTAGAAGCGCCTCTGACATTGTGCTAACGGAACCTGGACTAAGCGTGATAGTGAGTGCCGTGCTTACAAGTCGTGCAATCTTCCAGAGGATGAAGAACTACACGATCTATGCTGTCTCCATCACTATTCGTATTGTTTTGGGATTCATGCTTGTGGCTTTGATATGGCGATTCGATTTTGCACCTTTCATGGTTTTGATTATCGCTATCCTTAATGATGGAACCATCATGACTATCTCCAAGGACAGAGTTAAACCTTCTCCTGTGCCTGATTCATGGAAGCTCAATGAGATTTTTGCTACGGGTGTTGTGCTAGGAACTTACATGGCTCTTACCACAGTTCTGTTTTTCTGGCTAGCTCATGATACTGATTTCTTCAGT AAAACATTTGGTGTAAGGTCCATTCAAGGGAATGAGGAAGAGCTTATGGCAGCTCTGTACCTTCAAGTGAGCATCATAAGCCAAGCACTTATCTTTGTCACCAGATCAAGGAGTTGGTCGTTTGTCGAACGTCCTGGGTTTTTGCTCCTTATAGCCTTTGTTATAGCACAACTG GTTGCTACGTTGATCGCTGTGTATGCAAACTGGGGATTTGCAAGGATCCTAGGTTGTGGATGGGGATGGGCTGGAGTCATATGGTTATACAGTATCGTTACCTACATTCCTCTTGACATTCTCAAGTTCACTATCCGTTACGCTCTCACTGGCAAGGCTTGGGATAATATGATCCAACAAAAA ACCGCCTTTACAACAAAGAAAGATTATGGCAGAGGAGAGAGGGAAGCTCAATGGGCATCAGCTCAGCGCACACTCCATGGCCTACCACCACCTGAAGCAATGTTCCATGACAAGAACCATGAGCTCTCTGAAATAGCAGAGCAGGCGAAGAGGCGTGCCGAAGTGGCTAG GCTGCGAGAGCTTCACACTCTAAAGGGCCACGTTGAATCTGTAGTAAAGCTGAAGGGGCTTGACATTGATACCATTCAACAACACTACACTGTCTAG